In Pseudomonas poae, a single genomic region encodes these proteins:
- a CDS encoding endonuclease/exonuclease/phosphatase family protein has protein sequence MAAIPDWVPIAPSVAITRFTVLTVNIHKGFTALNRRFILPELREAVRSVGADMVFLQEIHGTHERHPQRYSDWPNMPQYEFLADSIWPQFAYGRNAVYPHGDHGNALLSKFQIVRYDNLDISQSGHESRGLLHCVLRLPGSGQEVHAICIHLGLREVHRQQQLRLLEQRIREIPADAPLVVAGDFNDWRQRADLSQSGLREVFVETAGKPARTFPARLPLLPLDRIYVRNLKVHNPRVLTTRPWSHLSDHVPLSVEVEL, from the coding sequence ATGGCTGCGATTCCCGACTGGGTGCCCATCGCCCCCAGCGTCGCCATCACTCGCTTCACGGTGCTGACGGTCAATATCCACAAGGGTTTCACCGCCCTGAATCGACGTTTCATCCTGCCCGAGCTGCGTGAAGCGGTGCGCAGTGTGGGCGCCGACATGGTGTTTTTGCAGGAAATCCACGGCACCCATGAGCGCCATCCGCAGCGCTACAGCGACTGGCCAAACATGCCGCAGTACGAATTTCTCGCCGACAGCATCTGGCCGCAGTTCGCCTATGGGCGCAACGCGGTCTATCCCCACGGCGACCACGGCAACGCGTTGCTGTCGAAATTCCAGATCGTGCGCTACGACAATCTCGACATCTCCCAAAGCGGTCACGAAAGCCGTGGCCTGCTGCATTGCGTACTGCGCCTGCCGGGCAGCGGTCAGGAAGTGCATGCCATCTGCATTCACCTGGGTTTGCGCGAGGTGCATCGCCAACAGCAATTGCGTTTGCTTGAACAGCGTATCCGCGAGATTCCGGCCGATGCGCCCTTGGTGGTCGCCGGCGATTTCAACGACTGGCGCCAACGTGCCGATCTGAGCCAAAGCGGTCTGAGGGAAGTGTTCGTCGAAACCGCTGGCAAACCCGCGCGAACGTTCCCCGCGCGACTGCCGCTGCTGCCGCTGGACCGCATTTATGTGCGCAACCTGAAGGTGCACAACCCCCGCGTGCTGACTACTCGGCCATGGTCCCACCTCTCGGATCATGTGCCGCTGTCGGTGGAGGTCGAGCTATGA
- a CDS encoding UPF0104 family protein has translation MTSETRFQRWKKPLTIVFFLALIVLFTLLARRIDWSEVVQTLGDFKVRTLLIAGAVTLCSFLVYASFDLIGRTYIRQDLGWKQILPVGIISYAFNLNLSAWVGGIAMRYRLYSRLGVSTGNIAKILGLSLATNWFGYMALAGVIFSSGLVTMPPGWKVSSSALQGIGALLVLVSLGYLAACQFSKKRAWSIRGIEINLPSLRMACLQLALGALNWSLMAAVIFTLLPAKLDYPLVLGVLLISAIAGVVTHIPAGLGVLEAVFIGLLQHEASRGSLLAGLIAYRAIYFIVPLLIALVMYLGVEAKAKALRVKKAPA, from the coding sequence ATGACCTCTGAAACCCGCTTCCAGCGTTGGAAGAAACCGCTGACCATCGTGTTCTTCCTGGCGTTGATCGTATTGTTCACCCTGCTCGCCCGGCGTATCGACTGGAGCGAGGTGGTGCAGACGCTAGGCGATTTCAAAGTGCGCACGTTACTGATCGCGGGCGCAGTGACGTTGTGCAGTTTTCTTGTCTACGCCAGCTTCGATTTGATCGGCCGCACCTACATCCGCCAGGACCTGGGATGGAAGCAGATCCTGCCGGTGGGGATCATCAGTTATGCGTTCAACCTCAACCTGAGTGCGTGGGTGGGCGGCATCGCCATGCGCTATCGGTTGTACTCACGGCTGGGGGTAAGCACCGGCAATATCGCCAAGATCCTCGGCCTGAGCCTGGCCACCAATTGGTTCGGCTACATGGCATTGGCGGGGGTGATTTTCAGCAGCGGCCTGGTGACGATGCCGCCGGGCTGGAAAGTCAGCAGCAGCGCCTTGCAGGGCATCGGCGCGTTGCTGGTGCTGGTTAGCCTTGGTTACCTGGCCGCCTGCCAATTTTCGAAAAAACGCGCCTGGTCGATTCGCGGCATCGAGATCAACTTGCCGTCGTTGCGCATGGCGTGTTTGCAGTTGGCGCTGGGCGCGTTGAACTGGTCGCTGATGGCTGCGGTGATCTTCACCCTGCTGCCGGCCAAGCTGGACTATCCGCTGGTGCTGGGGGTGCTGTTGATCAGCGCGATTGCCGGGGTGGTCACTCATATCCCTGCCGGGCTTGGGGTGCTTGAAGCCGTGTTTATTGGACTGTTGCAGCATGAGGCATCGCGCGGCAGCTTGCTGGCGGGGTTGATTGCCTATCGAGCGATCTACTTTATTGTGCCGCTGTTGATTGCGCTGGTGATGTACCTGGGAGTGGAGGCTAAGGCGAAGGCGTTGCGGGTTAAGAAGGCACCGGCTTAG